TTGATACATTTGATGATCCTAAAAAACTATTTTTATTAGCTTTAAAATTTGAAATAAATGCAGCAACTTGAATTTTATAAATATCATCATTTTTAAGACTATTTATAAAGGCTTCATTTTCATTTATATCATTTTCAATTTCATTAAGATCAACTTCAGTTACATCATTTATTGTTTCACTTGAATACACTTGTTTTAAAACTGGTTTTTGCCCAATTGATAAAGTGAAAATTTTCTTTTCACCTTTTGCATTTTTTACAATAACATTTGCAACTAAATAAGCTTTTTCATCTCATTGAACTACTTTGGTTATTAATGCAGTATATTCTAAATATTGATTCTTTTCATTAACTTGCAATTTGCCTTTTAAATAATCATCTATTTTACCAATAAAGGGGATTTCCAATACTTCATTTTCTCTTAAAATATTTTCAGCACTTTCATTAACTTCAAATTTAATTGACTCGGGGAGCTTTTCTGATTCATGATTATTTTTATTCTCATCGTTTAAACTTCCGAAAATTGAAACTTGAACTTTTTGATTAGGATTATCCTTTACAGTACCTTCATATTGCATAATTGCATCATCAACTTTTTCAGTATTATATTTTGCATCAAACACAACTTCTTTGCCTTCTATTGGTTTAGATAAATATGTAGATACCATTTCATCTTTTTTAGCAAAATAAATCATTATAAGTGGTGGTTGGAATGTTTTGATAGTATATTTTGAAGCAACTAATTTCGAAAGCTTAGGACCAAGTATTTCTTTAATCTTTAAATTATTGTTTTCACTACTTGTATCTTGTTTTGCTTGAATATCCTTGCTTTCTTCTTGTGGAGTTTTAGAAGATTCATTATCTTCTTTTGGTGTTTTAGATCCTTTGCTTGTATCATTATTTTTAACACTAGTACATGAGGCAGAAACAATAAAGGACGCAAATGAGCTTGAACCTATTAAAATGTTTAGTATTTTCTTCACTTTTTTCATAATATTTCCTTTCAAATAAATATAACTTAATACATTAGTCCTTAATTATCTTACTATTAAGATAATTTTATTATTTTCCGAATTTGAAATGACATATGTCGCCATCCCTCATTATATATTGCTTTCCTTCTTGTCTCATTTTTCCAGCATTTTTTGCGCCTAATTCTCCATTGTATTTAATAAAGTCTTCAAAAGCAATAATTTCAGCTTTAATAAATTTCTTCTCAAAATCGGTATGAATTACACCAGCACATTTTGGAGCTGTTCAACCTTTATGATAAACTCAGGCTCTTGCTTCAATCTGCCCTGCTGTAAAATAAGTTTCTAAATTAAGCAGCTCAAAAGCTTCTTTTGTTAACAAATCAAGTCCACTTGTTTTTATCCCATATAAATCCAAAAGTTCTTTTTTTTCATTTGGATCATTGATTTGTACAAGTTCAGATTCAACTTGTACAGAAATTGGCATTAACTTTTCATTTGGTTTTAATGATTCTAATAATGATTGATATAGGGAATCATTTTTATAATTTAAATATTGTTCATTTCCCAAATTAGCAACATATATTATTGGTTTATAAGTTAATAAATGGTATCCCTTTATATATTTTGCTTCATTTTCATCGAGTACTACATCACGAGCCGGATGGTTATTTTCTAAAGCCTCTTTAATTTTTAATGCTGCGGTTTGTTCAATAATTGCATCTTTATCACCTGATTTTGCTTTTTTAGCAACTCTATTTAAAACATTTGTAATTGTTTCAAGATCTGCAAAAATTAATTCATAATTAATAACATCCTTGTCACGAACGGGGTCAACTGAGTTAGCTACGTGCATAATATTTTTATCTTCAAAGCATCTTATCACGTGAATAATTGCATCAACTTCTCTTATATTTGCTAAAAATTTATTACCTAAACCTTCGCCTTTTGAGGCTCCTTTTACTAGTCCAGCGATATCAACAAAATCAAAAGTTGCTCAAATTATTTTATCAGGTTTAACAATACTTGCAATTTGTTCTAATCTTGGATCAATTAGCGGAACAGAAGATATATTAGGCTCAATTGTAGTAAAAGCATAATTTGATGCTTCTACTTGTTTTTTTGTAATTGCACTAAATAAAGTGCTTTTACCAACGTTTGGTAATCCAACAATTCCAGCTTTTAAAGACATATTTCTCCTTTTACATATTTATAATCTATTTTACTTTAAATTTGGTAAAATTTTAAAAAATAGTTGGAAGGTAAAACATGAATATCGAAACCTTAAAATCTTGGTATAGTTTCTACACAAATGAAGGGGTCTATAACCGTTCTTTTGAGACATTTATAACTGAAATAAAAACAAATAAGTCACTATATGAAAAATTTATTAAAATGCCAAAATCAACAACATCAGGAATTAAGTTTTATGGTGATGATGATTATGGATTTAATCAGATAAACTTTTTTACCTTAATTGCTATTATTCATATTTTTAATAAAAATTATGACTTTACTAAAAATAGAAAGATTATTATCGGATTCAGTCATGACTCTCCAAAAATTCAAAAATTGAAAGATTTTTTAATTAGATTTTTAAATAGAAACAAATTTCAAGTTTTTATACATAATGCTAATTTTGTTAGTGAATTTTTAATTAATGAAACCACTAAAACCTGGGATATTAAAAATGGTATTTATCTTAATTATGATGAAAATACCAATAAATATTACTTAAAAATCTATTACAACAATCATGAAATAAGTATCGAAGAGCAAAAATCATTTATTGCTGAACTATTGCATTTTAAATCCAATATTGTTTTAGGAAAAATAAAAGAACACCAAACTTTAAATATAGATAAAATCATAAACTTCTATTCTGAAAAATTAATTAAAGATAACATAGAAAAACTCCAAAAAATTACCAAAAAACCATCATTTACTGTATATACATTAATTTCAGATGCTGAAACAAGTTATATTCTTAATAAAATACTAGTGAATGCAGGTTTTAAAGTTCATAAGTTAAGTCAAATATATAAAAATTTGCATAATTTAAATGAAGCTAATTTCAATTTCTTTAAAGCATTTAAAATTAATTCTTATAAGGCTGATATTTTTATATTTATAAATAGTTTTAATGAATTAAAAATATATGTTAAAACGAAAAATAAATATGTTTTGCTAAATGAAGAAGATCTAATTTTTCTATATATAAATAATTATTATTTAACATGAAAAAAAATAGGTATTTTAAATAAAAACAAAATTTATATTCCATTTTACGCTTCTAAAAATATCTTTAATTTGTTTTACAGATTTTCAATTCCATATGAAAAAAATGAAGATATCTCAAATAATAATGTTTTATTAAGCTACTCTGATAATAAGTTTTCAAATAATTTATATAATAATTTAGATTACAATAACATTCCGTTTATTATTAGATTTTGTTTCATTTTATATAATTACAAAATTAACAACAATCTTTTTGATTATAAATATAAAAAAATGAAAGAAACTAATAAAAATGTATTTTTACTAAACGATAACATTAAAATGGATTATAACATTAGTTTAGAAGTGGTTAACTCATACTTTGAAGGTGATAAAATTTATCACAAAAATAGTATTATAAAAATTAAAAAACTTGATCAAAAAAGTCGAAATGAACATAATTTATTAGAGGTTAAAATAGGAACAAAAAAATGAAATTTTCTTTGTTACTTATTCTTTAATTTTAAGAAAAATTCTTTAGTAACAAAAGCGGAAATCGAACTTAATAATGAGTCTTCAAAATTTAATAGAATTATTAATAAAATTAAATTTTGATGGATTTTTAAACAATTTATAAAAAACATTAAACAGTTAAAAAATCCCAAAAAAGGTTAAAAATGAAAAATGAATTCAGCAAAAGAAAAATTTTATCTATGTATTTTAGATATCAATTTAGTTCAAAAAAGTTATATATAGTTTTAAGTAGTTTTATAATAGTTTTTTGAATAATTGTTTTAATTTATCATCTAACTAATGTGAATAAATTAAATTATATTTTTTTAAATTCTATAGCGATTGCAAGTATTGTTTGTTTTGTACTTTCTTGACTTGCTTTTGGTTTAAAAATAGGTTTATTATCAAAGACCATAGATAAAATACGCAATGGGTCACCAGAATTTCAAGAAAGAAAAGAAAAAAGTATTTTGGAAAAAATGACAGAAAATGAAAAGAGAATCTATCACGAAACAAAGATCCGTGAATTTGAATATAAAAATAGCTTCGCATATAAAACATCATTTCCATATTTTTTTAATTGTTTAATCTTTACAATAATTTTTACAATAATAACTATTCTATCTTATATATAAAATTTATTACTGCAGAATAATAACAAGTGTATTCGAGTTCTTTAATTTCATATTTTTAATATATTAAATTAAAGAACTAAAAATAAATTAAAATATTCAGTTTATTTTTAATGATAAATACTAGATAAATACATTGTCTTTTATTTGTTAAATAAAAGACTATTTTTTGGTATAATATGTCCATGTTAGATATAAAGAAAAATATGGATGAAATTGTAAATCATTTAAAAAACACAGGTTTTGTTTATCAAGGTAGTGAAATATATGGTGGATTATCTAATACATGAGACTATGGACCGCTCGGTTCATTATTAAAAGATAACATCCGCGATCTTTGAAAAAAAGAATTTATTTTCAAAGAATCCAATAACTTTTTAATTGATTCTAAAATTTTAATGAACCCTCAAGTTTGAATAACTAGTGGTCATGTTTCGAATTTCTCTGATCCATTAATTGAAAATAAAGTTAATGGAAAAAGATATCGTGCTGATAAATTAATTCAAGAAATAGATCCTAACTTAATTCCTGAAAAAATGACTTTTGATGAAATGAAAGAATATTTAGAAAAACACCTTCCAAAATATGAAGGTTCAAAAACCACTTGAAGTGATATTAAACAATTTAACTTAATGTTCGAAACATTCCAAGGTATTATCGAGGGAAATAAATCAAGAATTTATTTAAGACCTGAAACAGCACAAGGAATATTTGTGAATTTTAAAAATGTGCTCAGAACAGCAAGACCAAAATTACCTTTTGGAATAGGCCAAATAGGAAAGAGTTTTCGTAATGAAGTGACCCCTGGAAATTTTATCTTTAGAACAAGAGAATTTGAACAAATGGAATTAGAATTTTTTACTAAACCAGATGAAGCAGAAAAATGATTTAATTACTACATACAAAAAGCTCATGAATTTATTTTAAAAACAGGTATTAAATCTAAAAACGTTCGTCTTAGGGCGCATGAAAAAGAGGAATTATCACATTATTCAGCAGGCACAACAGATATTGAATATAACTTCCCTTTTGGTTGAGGCGAATTATTAGGAGTCGCTAATCGTACTGACTATGATTTAAAATCTCATTCAAAAGCAACTAATGAAAACTTAGATTATTTAGACACAGAAACAAATTTAAAAATATTTCCATATGTAATAGAACCAAGCATTGGATTAGATCGTTTAATGCTTGCTGTTATTTCAGATGTATATGAAGTAGAAAATATTCAGGAAAATGACACTAGAATTGTTTTAAGATTTCCATATCAAATCGCACCATATAAAGTAGCTGTTTTACCCTTAATTAAAAAACTTTCTAATAAAGCAAAAGAAATTTTTAATAACTTACTAGATAAAGGATTATCTGTAATATATGATGAAACTGGTTCAATAGGAAAAAGATATCGCAGACAAGACGCTATTGGAACATATTGATGTTTAACAATTGATTATGAAACTTTAGATGATAATACTGTGACATTAAGAAATCGTGATACAATGCAACAAATTAGAATTAAAATAGATGAATTAAACAAATATTTATAAAAATGCCTAATTTAGATTTTAAAAAAATAAATGAAGAAATATTAAACTCCATCGACATTGTCAATCTTATTTCAAGTTATATTTCGCTAACTAAAAAAGGAAATAATTACATTGGTTTATGTCCATTTCATCAAGACACTACACCTAGTTTCACTATTTCACCAATTAAAAAAATTTACAAGTGCTTCTCATGTTCTGAAAGCGGAAATGCAATAACATTTGTTAAAAAATATTTAAATAAAAATTATTATCAAAGTCTCGAATTCT
This DNA window, taken from Mycoplasmopsis cynos, encodes the following:
- a CDS encoding MAG5620 family putative phospho-sugar mutase; this encodes MNIETLKSWYSFYTNEGVYNRSFETFITEIKTNKSLYEKFIKMPKSTTSGIKFYGDDDYGFNQINFFTLIAIIHIFNKNYDFTKNRKIIIGFSHDSPKIQKLKDFLIRFLNRNKFQVFIHNANFVSEFLINETTKTWDIKNGIYLNYDENTNKYYLKIYYNNHEISIEEQKSFIAELLHFKSNIVLGKIKEHQTLNIDKIINFYSEKLIKDNIEKLQKITKKPSFTVYTLISDAETSYILNKILVNAGFKVHKLSQIYKNLHNLNEANFNFFKAFKINSYKADIFIFINSFNELKIYVKTKNKYVLLNEEDLIFLYINNYYLTWKKIGILNKNKIYIPFYASKNIFNLFYRFSIPYEKNEDISNNNVLLSYSDNKFSNNLYNNLDYNNIPFIIRFCFILYNYKINNNLFDYKYKKMKETNKNVFLLNDNIKMDYNISLEVVNSYFEGDKIYHKNSIIKIKKLDQKSRNEHNLLEVKIGTKKWNFLCYLFFNFKKNSLVTKAEIELNNESSKFNRIINKIKFWWIFKQFIKNIKQLKNPKKG
- a CDS encoding glycine--tRNA ligase, coding for MDEIVNHLKNTGFVYQGSEIYGGLSNTWDYGPLGSLLKDNIRDLWKKEFIFKESNNFLIDSKILMNPQVWITSGHVSNFSDPLIENKVNGKRYRADKLIQEIDPNLIPEKMTFDEMKEYLEKHLPKYEGSKTTWSDIKQFNLMFETFQGIIEGNKSRIYLRPETAQGIFVNFKNVLRTARPKLPFGIGQIGKSFRNEVTPGNFIFRTREFEQMELEFFTKPDEAEKWFNYYIQKAHEFILKTGIKSKNVRLRAHEKEELSHYSAGTTDIEYNFPFGWGELLGVANRTDYDLKSHSKATNENLDYLDTETNLKIFPYVIEPSIGLDRLMLAVISDVYEVENIQENDTRIVLRFPYQIAPYKVAVLPLIKKLSNKAKEIFNNLLDKGLSVIYDETGSIGKRYRRQDAIGTYWCLTIDYETLDDNTVTLRNRDTMQQIRIKIDELNKYL
- the ychF gene encoding redox-regulated ATPase YchF; the protein is MSLKAGIVGLPNVGKSTLFSAITKKQVEASNYAFTTIEPNISSVPLIDPRLEQIASIVKPDKIIWATFDFVDIAGLVKGASKGEGLGNKFLANIREVDAIIHVIRCFEDKNIMHVANSVDPVRDKDVINYELIFADLETITNVLNRVAKKAKSGDKDAIIEQTAALKIKEALENNHPARDVVLDENEAKYIKGYHLLTYKPIIYVANLGNEQYLNYKNDSLYQSLLESLKPNEKLMPISVQVESELVQINDPNEKKELLDLYGIKTSGLDLLTKEAFELLNLETYFTAGQIEARAWVYHKGWTAPKCAGVIHTDFEKKFIKAEIIAFEDFIKYNGELGAKNAGKMRQEGKQYIMRDGDICHFKFGK